The following nucleotide sequence is from Lacinutrix sp. Hel_I_90.
CCTATTAAAGTTACTTTTTAACTTATACGAAATAAATAATTTGATTTTTTTTAGTATATCCCTACAAATTACCTTATAATTACCATCCCAAGTTAAACATATGAGTATTATCCCTTTAACCTACAAATATGACTCTAAAATTACAGTACCCTTTGGTAACAGTGCTCCTGTTTACCCACCTAATTTTTGCTCAAATTCCAATAGACTATTACGAAAGTGCTGAAAATTTAGCCGATGCCAATCTCAAATTTGAATTAAATCAAATAATAGATAGCCACATCGAGTTCACTTATACCAGCTCAAACACAGATGTTTGGGATATTTTAAAAGACACCGATAGAGACCCGGAGAATTCAGATAATGTAATACTTATTTACTCTGGAGTATCAGTAGACGCCGCACAAGAATATAACTCTGGTAATGGCTGGACTCGAGAACATGTTTGGGCGAAATCACGTGGAGACTTTGGAACTACCAGAGGACCCGGTACAGATGTTCATGCCTTACGGCCTTTAGATAACACAACTAATAGCACACGAAACAATCGAAGTTTTAACAATTGTACAAATTGCCAAGATGTTACTGATAAATGGGGGACTATTACAGGCTCGCAATTAGATATTTCAGATTGGTCTTTTGAGCCGCGTGATGCCGTTAAAGGCGATGTGGCCAGAATGTTGTTTTATATGGTAGTTCGTTATGAAGGTCTGGACGGTTACCCAGATTTAGAACCTACAGAATTGATGCTGCCAAACGGAAATAATGACCCCGTTCACGGTGTTTGGTCCACACTAATGGATTGGCACCGCAATGACCCCGTTGATGGCTGGGAAGAAAATAGAAATGACATCATCTATTATTCTTAT
It contains:
- a CDS encoding endonuclease, with the protein product MTLKLQYPLVTVLLFTHLIFAQIPIDYYESAENLADANLKFELNQIIDSHIEFTYTSSNTDVWDILKDTDRDPENSDNVILIYSGVSVDAAQEYNSGNGWTREHVWAKSRGDFGTTRGPGTDVHALRPLDNTTNSTRNNRSFNNCTNCQDVTDKWGTITGSQLDISDWSFEPRDAVKGDVARMLFYMVVRYEGLDGYPDLEPTELMLPNGNNDPVHGVWSTLMDWHRNDPVDGWEENRNDIIYYSYQNNRNPFIDYPELAEHLWGTETGVIWSKAETLGLPTFTDSSLSIYPNPAVAIIHIRGLTTRTEVSIYDMLGRKVKYATVESNTNTIDVSQLSGVYVVHLISENKAVSKRIIIK